A portion of the Bufo gargarizans isolate SCDJY-AF-19 chromosome 7, ASM1485885v1, whole genome shotgun sequence genome contains these proteins:
- the LOC122944230 gene encoding DNA damage-regulated autophagy modulator protein 1-like — protein MEIRGLAFLLFLWVIWTLSGLCALIALTVIPGHVKYPYISDTGRAFPESVVFTVVFLISAIFGAGNASIMYRFMIIRSEQSERRHIICQRILYVVAWMGCIGTIVTAVVSMRMSPTVHRIGAGPAFVFCAVYNLGQAVCLYKKSFSSRRLCHIRMASTFVPIVALLTCILF, from the exons ATGGAGATCCGGGGTTTGGCATTCTTGCTTTTCCTCTGGGTCATATGGACGCTATCGGGCCTCTGTGCCCTGATTGCCTTGACTGTCATCCCAGGCCATGTAAAATATCcttacatcag TGACACGGGACGAGCATTCCCCGAATCGGTGGTCTTTACAGTGGTCTTCTTAATATCTGCCATTTTTG GAGCTGGCAACGCTTCCATCATGTACCGGTTCATGATCATCCGGTCTGAACAATCAGAGAGGCGACATATCATCTGCCAGAGAATCCTCTATGTCGTTGCATGGATGGGCTGCATTGGGACCATTGTGACCGCCGTAGTTTCG ATGAGGATGAGTCCTACAGTCCACAGGATCGGCGCAGGACCGGCATTTGTCTTTTGTGCCGTTTACAACCTAGGTCAAGCTGTATGCCTGTACAAGAAATCCTTCAGCAGTCGCCGCCTATGCCACATTAGAATGGCATCAACCTTTGTGCCCATTGTGGCCCTGCTGACCTGTATCCTCTTCTAg